The DNA sequence CCCATCACCCACGGGAACCTCACCTCCTCGTTCGGCCCCTCACGAGTCAATATGTCGCTGTAATTCACCCCCGCCGCCTCGACTTGGATTAGCACCTGCC is a window from the SAR202 cluster bacterium genome containing:
- a CDS encoding NADP-dependent oxidoreductase, translating into MKAIRIHRFGGAEVMRYEEAPEPKAGKGQVLIQVEAAGVNYSDILTREGPNEEVRFPWVMG